A window from Archangium lipolyticum encodes these proteins:
- a CDS encoding response regulator — MNSTDPSIRILIVDDHPLLREGLAAMIAGQPDMALVAEAENGEQALQAFRAHQPDITLMDVRMPTMGGIDAITAIRAEFPTARIIVLTTYDGDAQALRAIKAGASGYLLKSMLRKELVETIRSVHAGRRRIAADIASEMAEHVADDELTARERDVLLHVAAGNANKEVAARMGISEETVKTHMKNVLTKLGAKDRTHAVVVALKRGIIDI, encoded by the coding sequence ATGAATTCCACGGACCCGAGCATTCGCATCCTGATTGTCGACGACCATCCGCTGCTGCGCGAAGGGCTTGCCGCCATGATCGCCGGACAACCGGACATGGCGCTGGTCGCCGAAGCGGAGAACGGCGAGCAGGCCTTGCAAGCCTTCCGCGCCCATCAGCCCGACATCACCCTGATGGATGTGCGGATGCCCACCATGGGAGGCATCGATGCGATCACCGCCATCCGCGCGGAGTTCCCCACGGCCCGAATCATCGTCCTGACGACCTACGATGGCGACGCGCAGGCGCTGCGCGCCATCAAGGCCGGTGCATCCGGGTATCTGCTCAAGAGCATGCTGCGCAAGGAGCTGGTGGAGACGATACGCAGCGTGCATGCGGGACGCCGCCGCATCGCCGCGGACATCGCCTCCGAGATGGCCGAGCACGTGGCGGACGACGAGTTGACGGCACGAGAGCGTGACGTCCTGCTCCACGTCGCCGCCGGGAACGCCAACAAGGAGGTCGCCGCCCGGATGGGCATCTCCGAGGAGACGGTCAAGACGCACATGAAGAACGTCCTGACCAAGCTGGGCGCCAAGGACAGGACGCATGCGGTGGTGGTCGCGCTGAAGCGGGGCATCATCGACATCTGA